Proteins from a single region of Antechinus flavipes isolate AdamAnt ecotype Samford, QLD, Australia chromosome 2, AdamAnt_v2, whole genome shotgun sequence:
- the SERINC3 gene encoding serine incorporator 3 translates to MGAVLGAFSVASWIPCLCSSASCLLCSCCPNAKNSTLTRLIYAIILLLGTAVSFIMLTEPLDVQLKKIPGFCEGGFKIKNNDEPTDICDILVGYKAVYRVNFALAIFFFLFFLLMLKVKSSKDPRAAVHNGFWFFKIVAIVGLMVGSFYIPEGPFSTVWYYTGMCGAFLYILIQLILLVDFAHSCNENWVNRMEEGNARCWYAVLLSCTSFCYILSFIGVVLLFVFYTKADACTENKLFISLNLIFCIVVSIVSILPKIQEFQPRSGLLQSSIITLYTIYLTWSAMSNEPDRTCNPSLLSIVTQITTPTLTPSNTTVSVSTIGPPLSQNRRWLDSENFFGLMIFVLCLLYSTIRSSNNSQVNKLTLSGSDSVILDDTSSNSPKDVEDGQPRRAVDNEKDGVQYSYSAFHLMMFLASLYIMMTLTNWQRPDVEFQTVIHKWPVWVKIVSSWFCLILYLWTLMAPLILTNRDFS, encoded by the exons aTTCCATGCTTGTGCAGCAGTGCATCATGTTTGCTGTGCAGTTGCTGTCCTAATGCCAAGAATTCAACTTTGACTCGTCTTATCTATGCCATAATTCTTCTCTTGGGCACAGCTGTTTCTTTTATTATGTTGACAGAACCATTGGATGTACAGCTGAAGAAG attcctGGATTTTGTGAAGGGGGatttaaaatcaagaataatGATGAACCAACTGATATTTGTGATATCCTGGTTGGTTATAAAGCTGTCTATCGGGTCAACTTTGCCTTagctatctttttctttctattctttctactGATGTTAAAAGTGAAAAGTAGTAAAGATCCAAGAGCTGCAGTGCATAATGG gttCTGGTTCTTCAAAATTGTTGCCATTGTTGGTCTAATGGTTGGATCTTTTTACATTCCCGAGGGTCCATTTAGCACAG TGTGGTATTATACTGGAATGTGTGGGGCCTTCCtgtacatcctcatacagttgATACTGTTAGTGGACTTTGCCCACTCTTGTAATGAGAATTGGGTTAATcgaatggaagaaggaaatgcTAGATGCTGGTATGCAG ttttactgtCATGTACAAGCTTCTGCTATATCCTGTCCTTCATCGGTGTGGTGCTCTTGTTTGTATTTTACACCAAAGCTGATGCCTGCACTGAAAACAAGTTATTCATcagtttaaatttgattttttgcaTTGTGGTATCCATTGTCTCAATCCTTCCCAAAATTCAG GAATTTCAGCCTCGCTCTGGCCTTCTCCAGTCCTCTATCATTACACTTTATACCATATATCTCACATGGTCAGCCATGTCCAATGAACCTG ATCGAACCTGTAACCCAAGCTTATTGAGCATCGTCACGCAGATAACCACACCCACCTTGACTCCTTCAAACACAACTGTTTCAGTGTCTACCATTGGTCCTCCATTGTCACAGAACAGGCGGTGGCTagattcagagaatttttttGGACTTATGATCTTTGTCCTTTGCCTTCTATATTCCAC CATCCGTTCTTCTAACAACAGTCAAGTAAACAAGCTAACTTTGTCTGGGAGTGATAGTGTGATACTGGACGATACTTCCTCAAATAGCCCCAAAGATGTTGAGGATGGACAGCCACGGCGAGCTGTGGACAATGAGAAAGATGGGGTGCAATACAGTTACTCTGCCTTCCACCTGATGATGTTCCTGGCCTCTTTGTACATCATGATGACCTTGACCAACTGGCAAAG ACCTGATGTAGAGTTCCAGACAGTGATCCACAAGTGGCCTGTGTGGGTAAAAATCGTTTCCAGCTGGTTTTGCCTCATCCTTTACCTCTGGACCCTCATGGCACCCCTTATCCTCACCAACAGAGACTTCAGTTGA